One genomic segment of Paraburkholderia caffeinilytica includes these proteins:
- the cysC gene encoding adenylyl-sulfate kinase codes for MGHSHAFLKRFQGSVTARDRMQILRQKPITIWLTGLSGAGKSTIAFELERQLVSLGRACYVLDGDNIRHGLACDLSFDRKDRRENIRRVAHVAQLMNDAGLIVITALISPMREDRAMARDIIGAGQFIETYLSASVDTCADRDPKGLYAKARAGEIASFTGVSAAYEAPSDPELRIDTATQTPAESVAHIFAYLRDNCLANPACVEASS; via the coding sequence ATGGGACACTCTCACGCCTTCCTGAAACGTTTCCAGGGCTCCGTTACCGCCCGCGACAGGATGCAGATTCTCCGCCAGAAACCCATCACCATCTGGCTGACCGGATTGTCCGGGGCGGGCAAGTCGACCATTGCTTTCGAACTGGAACGGCAACTCGTTTCACTAGGGCGCGCATGCTATGTACTCGATGGCGACAATATTCGCCACGGCCTGGCGTGCGACCTCAGCTTCGACAGGAAAGATCGACGCGAAAATATTCGCCGGGTGGCACACGTCGCCCAATTGATGAACGATGCCGGCCTCATCGTCATCACGGCGCTCATCTCGCCCATGCGTGAAGACAGAGCGATGGCGCGCGATATTATCGGCGCCGGCCAGTTCATCGAGACTTACCTCTCCGCCTCTGTCGACACCTGCGCCGACCGTGATCCGAAAGGTCTCTATGCCAAGGCCAGGGCCGGAGAAATCGCTTCATTCACCGGCGTATCGGCAGCCTATGAGGCCCCGTCCGATCCTGAGCTGAGAATAGACACCGCAACGCAAACGCCGGCCGAAAGCGTGGCGCATATATTCGCCTACTTGCGCGACAACTGTCTGGCGAATCCCGCTTGCGTGGAAGCTTCGTCATAG
- the groES gene encoding co-chaperone GroES, whose product MNLRPLHDRVIVKRLDQETKTASGIVIPEAAAEKPDQGEILAVGPGKRDDKGAAIALDVKVGDRVLFGKYAGQTVKVDGNELLVMREEDIMAVVQK is encoded by the coding sequence ATGAACCTTCGTCCTTTGCATGATCGCGTGATCGTCAAACGTCTGGATCAAGAAACCAAGACTGCGTCGGGCATCGTGATCCCCGAAGCCGCAGCGGAAAAGCCGGATCAAGGCGAAATCCTCGCAGTCGGCCCGGGCAAGCGTGACGACAAGGGCGCAGCAATCGCGCTCGACGTGAAGGTTGGCGACCGCGTCCTGTTCGGCAAGTACGCAGGCCAGACCGTCAAGGTCGATGGCAACGAACTGCTCGTGATGCGCGAAGAAGACATCATGGCCGTGGTGCAGAAGTAA
- a CDS encoding methyl-accepting chemotaxis protein: MPTFISNLPIAKRLAAGFVLVLIMSMISIVIGLARLSSVAKATRDLVANPIQTERLVSDWSRNINTAVTRTTAIAKSADPGLASYFVEEAMASSKVSGALQKSIEALMSSDEEKSLFAAIGEQRKIFISTRDQIYALKKSGKAEEANQLLEQQFIPASRLFVAKVDALVKQQREEIDKVATQIEANYEFSRLLMIALGVVSLLLSVVCAWLISGSITRPLVKATAVARQVAEGDLTARIDNHRTDEVGQLLNSLRDMQNSLVRVVSNVRSGSENVATASAEIAQGNDDLSARTESQASALEETAASMEQLSSTVRQNADNARQANQLAMNTSDVAIQCGEVVNQVVETMKGINDSSRKIADIIGVIDGIAFQTNILALNAAVESARAGEQGRGFAVVANEVRSLAARSADAAKEIKKLIGASVERVAQGSAQVEQAGLTMTEVVRSIRRVTDTMGEISAASNEQSLGVAQVGEAVTQMDEATQQNAALVEEMTAAANSLRNQSHELVQVVSIFKLDRGAGLVTSLG; the protein is encoded by the coding sequence ATGCCAACGTTTATTTCCAACCTGCCCATCGCCAAGCGACTGGCGGCGGGCTTCGTTCTGGTATTGATCATGTCGATGATCAGCATCGTCATAGGGCTTGCGCGCCTGTCCTCTGTGGCGAAGGCGACCCGCGATCTGGTTGCCAATCCAATCCAGACCGAGCGGCTTGTCAGCGACTGGTCGCGCAATATCAATACCGCAGTCACCCGCACGACCGCGATTGCCAAGAGCGCTGACCCTGGCCTTGCCAGTTACTTCGTGGAAGAAGCAATGGCTTCGTCCAAGGTGTCGGGAGCCTTGCAAAAGTCGATAGAAGCGTTGATGAGCTCGGACGAGGAAAAGTCGCTGTTTGCCGCAATTGGTGAACAGCGCAAAATTTTTATCTCTACCCGCGACCAGATCTATGCATTGAAAAAGTCGGGCAAAGCCGAGGAGGCGAACCAGTTGCTGGAGCAACAGTTCATCCCTGCTTCCAGGCTCTTCGTAGCGAAGGTCGACGCGTTAGTGAAGCAGCAGCGCGAGGAAATTGACAAGGTGGCCACGCAGATCGAGGCCAACTACGAATTCAGCCGCCTGCTGATGATCGCCCTTGGCGTGGTCAGCTTGCTGCTGAGCGTGGTGTGTGCGTGGCTGATCTCGGGCAGCATCACCAGACCGCTGGTAAAAGCCACTGCGGTAGCCCGCCAGGTCGCCGAAGGCGATTTGACCGCCCGTATCGACAACCACCGCACCGACGAAGTCGGCCAGTTGCTCAACAGCCTGAGAGACATGCAAAACAGTCTCGTGCGCGTTGTCTCCAACGTACGTTCCGGCTCGGAAAACGTGGCCACCGCCAGTGCCGAAATCGCCCAGGGCAACGACGACCTCAGCGCCCGCACTGAAAGCCAGGCCAGCGCCCTGGAAGAAACCGCCGCCTCCATGGAACAGCTCAGTTCCACCGTGCGCCAGAACGCCGACAATGCCCGTCAGGCGAACCAGTTGGCCATGAACACATCTGACGTCGCCATCCAGTGTGGCGAAGTCGTCAATCAGGTCGTGGAAACCATGAAAGGTATCAACGACAGCTCCAGGAAAATCGCCGACATCATCGGCGTCATCGACGGCATCGCCTTCCAGACCAACATCCTCGCCTTGAACGCCGCGGTGGAATCAGCCCGTGCCGGTGAGCAGGGCCGCGGCTTCGCGGTAGTGGCCAATGAAGTGCGCAGTCTGGCCGCACGTTCCGCCGACGCGGCCAAGGAAATCAAAAAGCTCATCGGCGCCAGCGTGGAACGCGTCGCTCAAGGTTCGGCCCAGGTAGAACAGGCCGGCCTCACCATGACCGAAGTCGTGCGCTCCATCCGCCGCGTTACCGACACCATGGGTGAGATCAGTGCCGCCAGCAACGAACAATCCCTGGGCGTGGCCCAGGTGGGCGAGGCGGTCACCCAGATGGACGAGGCCACCCAGCAAAACGCCGCGCTGGTGGAAGAAATGACCGCCGCGGCCAACAGCCTGCGCAACCAGTCCCATGAACTGGTGCAAGTCGTCTCGATCTTCAAGCTCGACCGCGGCGCAGGCCTTGTCACGTCGCTGGGCTAA
- a CDS encoding DUF2471 domain-containing protein — MINDSALDRDVHDIDPVALERALRSASLDLQQTIATVAGRYLDNGRRRYSSGAQLPTWRTLLTIDEQVFENRGFRARHDETVRSTFVRFEDSRLSGMDLDEPVDWRRDDDNLPAVYLLVRALVQADATNASTQD, encoded by the coding sequence ATGATTAACGACTCTGCTCTTGATAGGGATGTCCACGACATCGATCCTGTCGCCCTCGAACGCGCACTCCGCAGCGCGTCGCTCGACCTCCAGCAGACCATTGCCACGGTCGCAGGTCGTTACCTCGACAATGGCCGTCGCCGTTACTCAAGCGGCGCGCAATTGCCGACCTGGCGCACGCTGCTGACAATCGACGAACAGGTCTTCGAGAATCGGGGCTTCCGGGCAAGGCACGACGAGACCGTACGCTCAACGTTTGTCCGGTTCGAGGACAGTCGTTTGTCCGGGATGGATCTCGACGAACCCGTCGACTGGCGACGTGACGACGACAATCTGCCAGCCGTGTACCTGCTCGTGCGCGCGCTGGTACAGGCCGACGCCACCAATGCATCCACTCAGGACTAG
- the groL gene encoding chaperonin GroEL (60 kDa chaperone family; promotes refolding of misfolded polypeptides especially under stressful conditions; forms two stacked rings of heptamers to form a barrel-shaped 14mer; ends can be capped by GroES; misfolded proteins enter the barrel where they are refolded when GroES binds), with product MAAKDVVFGDSARAKMVEGVNILANAVKVTLGPKGRNVVLERSFGGPTVTKDGVSVAKEIELKDKLQNMGAQMVKEVASKTSDNAGDGTTTATVLAQSIVREGMKYVASGMNPMDLKRGIDKAVAAAIEELRKISKPCTTNKEIAQVGAISANSDSSIGDRIAEAMDKVGKEGVITVEDGKSLQDELDVVEGMQFDRGYLSPYFINNPDKQVAVLDNPFVLLHDKKVSNIRDLLPVLEQVAKAGRPLLIIAEDVEGEALATLVVNNIRGILKTVAVKAPGFGDRRKAMLEDIAILTGGQVIAEETGLTLEKATLAELGQAKRIEVGKENTTIIDGAGEAATIEARVKQVRTQIEEATSDYDREKLQERVAKLAGGVAVIKVGAATEVEMKEKKARVEDALHATRAAVEEGIVAGGGVALIRARTAIAGLKGANADQDAGIKIVLRAMEEPLRQIVTNGGEEASVVVAAVAAGTGNYGYNAATGEYVDLVDAGVVDPTKVTRTALQNAASVAGLLLTTDAAVCELPKEDAPMAGGMPGGMGGMGMDM from the coding sequence ATGGCAGCTAAAGACGTCGTATTCGGTGATTCCGCCCGTGCCAAGATGGTCGAAGGCGTGAACATTCTCGCGAACGCTGTGAAGGTCACGCTGGGTCCGAAGGGCCGCAATGTTGTCCTGGAACGCAGCTTCGGCGGCCCGACGGTCACCAAGGACGGTGTGTCGGTCGCAAAAGAGATCGAACTGAAAGACAAGCTCCAGAACATGGGCGCACAAATGGTCAAGGAAGTGGCTTCCAAGACCAGCGACAACGCAGGTGACGGCACCACGACCGCAACGGTTCTGGCTCAGTCGATCGTCCGCGAAGGCATGAAGTACGTTGCATCGGGCATGAACCCGATGGACCTGAAGCGCGGTATCGACAAGGCTGTTGCAGCCGCGATCGAAGAACTGCGCAAGATCAGCAAGCCGTGCACGACCAACAAGGAAATCGCTCAGGTTGGCGCGATTTCGGCAAACAGCGACTCGTCGATCGGCGACCGTATCGCTGAAGCAATGGACAAGGTCGGCAAGGAAGGCGTCATCACCGTTGAAGACGGCAAGTCGCTGCAAGACGAGCTGGACGTTGTCGAAGGTATGCAATTCGACCGCGGCTACCTGTCGCCGTACTTCATCAACAACCCGGACAAGCAAGTTGCTGTTCTGGACAACCCGTTCGTGCTGCTGCACGACAAGAAGGTCTCGAACATTCGTGACCTCCTCCCGGTCCTGGAACAAGTCGCGAAGGCTGGCCGTCCGCTGCTGATCATCGCAGAAGACGTCGAAGGTGAAGCACTGGCAACGCTGGTTGTGAACAACATCCGCGGCATCCTGAAGACGGTGGCTGTCAAGGCTCCGGGCTTCGGCGATCGTCGTAAGGCCATGCTGGAAGACATCGCGATCCTGACCGGCGGTCAAGTCATCGCTGAAGAAACCGGCCTGACGCTCGAAAAGGCAACGCTGGCTGAACTGGGTCAGGCGAAGCGTATCGAAGTGGGCAAGGAAAACACGACGATCATCGACGGCGCTGGCGAAGCTGCAACCATCGAAGCACGTGTGAAGCAAGTGCGCACGCAAATCGAAGAAGCAACGTCGGACTACGACCGTGAAAAGCTGCAAGAACGCGTCGCCAAGCTGGCTGGCGGTGTTGCAGTGATCAAGGTCGGCGCTGCGACCGAAGTCGAAATGAAGGAAAAGAAGGCACGTGTCGAAGACGCACTGCACGCAACGCGCGCAGCTGTGGAAGAAGGCATCGTTGCTGGCGGCGGCGTCGCTCTGATCCGTGCACGCACGGCGATCGCCGGCCTGAAGGGCGCTAACGCCGATCAGGACGCAGGTATCAAGATCGTTCTGCGCGCAATGGAAGAGCCGCTGCGTCAGATCGTCACGAACGGTGGCGAAGAAGCCAGCGTCGTGGTGGCAGCTGTTGCAGCTGGCACGGGCAACTACGGCTACAACGCTGCAACCGGCGAGTACGTCGACCTGGTTGACGCAGGTGTCGTGGATCCGACGAAGGTGACGCGCACGGCGCTGCAAAACGCAGCTTCGGTCGCAGGCCTGCTGTTGACCACCGACGCAGCTGTTTGCGAACTGCCGAAGGAAGATGCGCCCATGGCTGGCGGTATGCCCGGCGGCATGGGCGGCATGGGCATGGACATGTAA
- a CDS encoding porin: MKKTTLATLSLAMLGATGVAHAQNSVTLYGIVDTGLTYVSNDGGSKSISMSSGNESGSRWGLKGSEDLGGGLKTIFQVENGFNSTNGKLGQGSRMFGRQAFVGLSSDKWGTLTAGRQYDPLVDLVQPVQGDGFLGGVFISPGDIDNADNSARVNNSIKYTSPSWSGLQFETMYSLGGVAGAMGSGQSYAAAAAYSNGPVNLAAGYYHLSNGSGTNRGTTTWDSLFNTAVNAAYSTAASINNARIGGNYVFGTVTLGGYLSHAEYTVDGSSTFKQAEKYNTGSVYAVWQVSAPLQTEIGYVYLKSSGNSSAKYNQFAVAADYSISKRTDFYAWAAYTTASGTQDSSGTAAVAVIGSATGDSGSSKQATVTVGIRHKF; this comes from the coding sequence ATGAAGAAGACCACACTGGCAACGCTTTCGCTGGCCATGCTCGGCGCAACCGGCGTAGCTCACGCACAAAACAGCGTCACGCTGTACGGGATCGTCGATACGGGCCTGACTTACGTTTCAAACGACGGCGGCAGCAAGTCCATCAGCATGTCGTCGGGCAACGAGTCCGGTAGTCGCTGGGGCCTGAAAGGCTCAGAAGACCTGGGTGGTGGCCTGAAGACAATCTTCCAGGTGGAGAACGGTTTTAATTCGACCAACGGCAAACTCGGCCAGGGTAGCCGCATGTTCGGCCGCCAGGCGTTCGTTGGCCTGAGCAGTGACAAGTGGGGTACGCTCACGGCCGGTCGTCAATACGATCCGCTGGTTGACCTGGTTCAGCCGGTGCAGGGCGATGGCTTCCTCGGTGGCGTGTTCATCTCGCCGGGCGACATCGACAACGCCGACAACAGCGCGCGCGTGAATAACTCGATCAAGTACACCTCGCCGTCCTGGTCCGGCCTCCAGTTCGAAACCATGTACTCGCTGGGCGGAGTGGCTGGCGCGATGGGCTCGGGTCAGAGCTACGCTGCCGCAGCTGCATACAGCAACGGTCCGGTTAACCTGGCAGCGGGCTACTACCACCTGAGCAACGGCAGCGGCACGAACCGCGGTACGACGACGTGGGACTCGCTGTTCAACACGGCGGTCAACGCGGCGTATTCCACTGCGGCGTCGATCAACAATGCACGTATCGGCGGCAACTACGTATTCGGCACGGTGACCCTGGGTGGCTACCTCAGCCACGCCGAATACACTGTGGACGGTAGTTCGACATTCAAGCAGGCTGAAAAGTACAACACGGGTTCGGTGTACGCCGTCTGGCAGGTCTCGGCACCGCTGCAGACCGAGATCGGCTACGTGTACCTGAAGTCGAGCGGCAACTCGTCGGCAAAGTACAACCAGTTCGCGGTCGCGGCGGACTACTCGATCAGCAAGCGTACGGACTTCTACGCATGGGCAGCGTACACGACTGCATCAGGCACGCAAGACTCGTCGGGCACGGCCGCAGTCGCTGTCATCGGCTCGGCAACAGGCGATTCGGGCTCCAGCAAGCAGGCTACTGTAACCGTCGGTATCCGCCATAAGTTCTAA
- a CDS encoding sulfotransferase family 2 domain-containing protein, which produces MASPIFFIHPPKSGGSTVISFFDLNKGKDQFVNFEWDRQGWESSHARLMATRIGGGHQPYGMHRNLKTPLTYCTILRDPLARQISHYWYASNGKNGDVVRGASVSATEALVRRGTLSLDEWVSESLAGKNLFTQMLSGHSVVDESSLEVARAHVRRHIAATGVCEDMSEFLLRLCGKTGLELPFFFETNKTSGAPRNRTELSETARQTFAEENRFDYALFRDVNQAIAQHAMEAGDVFSKALALVRTIQEAINQLENPYAHSSIVFGFDEAFLSNVVRVINRFDLTPIREYIAFAQSQPHITADMYDGFVDNIHDGIISGWAVNLSRPEERVPLEVCIGTDVVARGWSGEYRPDVASAGYPSAHAGFSIPLPTAASDGFHVTIANSPERLHNAGIWRQGWHCA; this is translated from the coding sequence ATGGCCTCACCGATTTTTTTCATCCATCCGCCGAAGAGCGGGGGCTCCACCGTCATCTCATTTTTTGATCTGAACAAAGGTAAAGATCAGTTCGTCAATTTCGAGTGGGATCGGCAGGGCTGGGAAAGCAGTCACGCCAGGTTGATGGCGACAAGAATTGGCGGAGGCCATCAACCCTATGGCATGCACAGGAACCTGAAGACCCCGCTAACGTATTGCACGATTCTGCGCGATCCGCTTGCACGGCAGATATCGCACTACTGGTACGCGTCCAACGGCAAGAATGGGGACGTTGTGCGAGGGGCCAGCGTGTCGGCAACCGAGGCCCTGGTTCGGCGCGGCACCCTCTCGCTAGACGAATGGGTCAGCGAATCACTCGCTGGCAAAAACCTGTTTACCCAGATGTTGAGCGGCCATTCCGTGGTCGACGAAAGCAGCCTCGAAGTCGCGCGAGCCCATGTTCGCCGGCATATCGCCGCCACCGGCGTCTGCGAAGACATGAGCGAATTTTTACTTCGGCTCTGCGGAAAGACTGGACTCGAACTGCCCTTTTTTTTCGAAACCAACAAAACAAGCGGCGCACCCAGAAACAGAACTGAATTGAGCGAAACGGCGAGGCAAACGTTTGCCGAAGAGAATCGCTTCGATTACGCGCTCTTTCGCGACGTCAACCAGGCGATCGCGCAACACGCCATGGAGGCAGGCGACGTTTTTTCCAAGGCCCTGGCGTTGGTGCGCACCATCCAGGAGGCGATCAATCAGCTGGAAAATCCGTACGCGCACAGTTCGATCGTTTTCGGTTTTGACGAAGCATTCCTCTCGAACGTGGTGCGCGTCATCAACCGGTTCGACCTCACCCCTATCAGGGAATACATAGCGTTCGCGCAGAGCCAGCCCCACATTACCGCCGACATGTACGACGGTTTTGTCGACAACATCCACGACGGTATAATTTCGGGCTGGGCTGTCAATCTCAGCCGGCCGGAAGAAAGAGTTCCACTCGAAGTCTGCATTGGTACGGACGTCGTCGCGAGAGGTTGGAGTGGCGAGTATCGACCCGACGTTGCGAGTGCCGGATACCCGAGCGCCCACGCTGGATTTTCAATTCCGCTACCTACGGCCGCGTCAGACGGTTTTCACGTCACGATCGCAAATTCGCCAGAGCGCCTGCACAACGCAGGAATCTGGCGGCAAGGTTGGCACTGCGCCTGA